One Saccharomyces eubayanus strain FM1318 chromosome XVI, whole genome shotgun sequence DNA segment encodes these proteins:
- the IQG1 gene encoding Iqg1p: MTAFSGSPSKPNNNNSFLSRYVENLGSDVAPPLRPLSSSRLNSSSNLTSPINFKTKVSVNHSPFLLSKPDSTVPKANPSPPKNLVGKCTVNLSNYSQIELKYYEFLCRVSEVKIWIEAVIEEALPTEIELCVGDALRNGVYLAMLTQRINPDLATSIFPAGDKLQFKHTQNINAFFGLVEHVGVPDSFRFELQDLYNKKNFPQVFETLHILISMINKKWPGKTPPLTNVSGQISFTKEEIATCKRAWPRIRDFKSLGTNSNAVPASPKESNEKRSGLIKDFNEYERPKISTEEVLTTPRKNTTSADSFTSAHTSPPQTYKIPPMSTLDASTEKRSFTPIEPSLLGSTPSLEYSPIKNKSLSYYSPTISKYLTYDTEFYTRRSRAREEDLDYYQTFKYSPSHYSPVRRERMTEEQFLEKVVQLQNICRGVNIRFNLYIQKRLLSLFERDIAKFQACLKGYNFRQSSSICLPIRRAKIDVPHVKEIQSRIKGNRIRYKYDSLKFTLSKHSYIVEELQAFCRSKLLKANVKKELNDIKTSHPPLIKLQSCVRAFQVRKKLMALNSELSGEKKSIKTLLAIIRGGAARSSGNAVLIAIGGKHKEKITNLQSLIRGTRVRSCLTSLIHSLEEENSNIIQLSACMQGRIVRDKISSLFAPANRLSDTVHDLQALVRGILVRYTLDLVDDIVEYNNLEAFQAFSRGALVRQSLNQTSSYYQRNVRSVIMIQSWIRKSLQRSAYLELLDCPNPSLWAVKKFVYLLNGTATIEEVQNDLESCQASLDSENMKKERLLKNIRQQLDMNGVLEKFGLLIDKDPELSISDSKIPKSKYSKYEKLFYMLQVDPSYWKLLYTKEPEFVTKNVYMTFGTVNQRMNERERTYFTRFVCEMLQNAINDAPNIRHFLDNRSQFWQNIFKDFLRREYPELFSTIVPILDYLTDPAVDFESDPYKIYREIHGFSPPQHTSPVDDTSTKKKFIENLRCLWHAIEMVAEIYTRKVHSIPVEVRYLCTKIFCYAADKNTEEIDSLRAISGILVNVFVSEYLVNREYYGYKDANVQSNRKIDILIKSLVTVFEMKDFGGYLDPLNQYANEIKPHVKDVLYNVLVDPEYEQEGDRLIYLDMVSPSSKLELLTEKVLEISSKFEEYSDEFPEADILHDILRRDLDITSFPKSGRITLELDASAYRFLVSDDKMRKIYDQVKRAFVYMMQVEDVDTNLYDLSISTILPQDEPNFAKLLQQNPKIRTDPMIQKLKPLEYFTLKNVTLKKVHELESTGTFCSSDNKLQNFLNDIANTIKNPDYAIDYVTQEICITKDTLTAISEMNHSLDIELSRLKKHIDHTIRNFQKARDFSPVHKSTFGNLKSAVKKVQGRERSELQGMKFKWNTKQLYERGVLKSIKGEKLAELTVKVFGSSGPKFPDIIFKMSTSDGCRFGIQMLDKRKGPEKRYSEDVDSFSFKDLMKTQVEPKVETWKLFHSNVVVNNSQLLHLVVSFFYKKNSL, from the coding sequence ATGACGGCATTTTCAGGTTCACCTTCGAAAcctaataataataattccTTTTTAAGTCGCTATGTGGAAAATTTAGGTTCCGATGTAGCTCCCCCTTTGAGACCCCTGTCGAGCTCGAGGCTCAACTCTTCCTCAAATTTGACGTCGCCAATCAATTTTAAGACTAAGGTATCAGTTAACCACTCACCATTCTTGTTGTCAAAGCCAGACAGTACTGTACCAAAGGCAAACCCCTCCCCTCCAAAAAATCTTGTAGGGAAATGTACAGTAAACTTATCAAACTATTCTCAGATTGAACTAAAATACTATGAATTTTTATGCAGAGTATCGGAAGTCAAAATATGGATTGAAGCTGTTATTGAAGAAGCCCTACCAACAGAAATAGAATTATGTGTGGGAGACGCACTCAGGAACGGTGTTTACCTTGCTATGCTAACTCAAAGAATAAATCCAGACTTGGCAACCAGTATCTTCCCCGCAGGAGATAAATTACAATTCAAACATACACAGAATATCAATGCCTTTTTTGGGTTAGTGGAACATGTTGGTGTTCCAGATTCCTTTAGATTTGAATTACAAGATctttacaacaaaaaaaacttccCACAAGTTTTCGAAACTTTACATATTCTTATATCGATgatcaataaaaaatggCCTGGCAAAACTCCCCCCCTAACAAATGTGTCGGGTCAAATTAGTTTCACcaaggaagaaattgctaCTTGTAAAAGGGCTTGGCCTAGAATAAGGGACTTCAAATCTCTAGGAACAAATTCCAATGCTGTACCAGCTTCCCCTAAGGAatctaatgaaaaaagaagtggTCTGATAAAAGACTTTAATGAATACGAAAGACCAAAGATTTCCACGGAGGAAGTCCTAACCacaccaagaaaaaacacaacTAGTGCCGATAGTTTTACTTCCGCCCACACTTCTCCACCTCAGACTTACAAAATTCCACCAATGTCGACGTTGGATGCCTCCACTGAGAAACGGTCATTCACGCCCATTGAACCAAGTCTTTTGGGCTCTACACCATCTTTAGAGTATAGTccaattaaaaataaaagccTGTCATACTATTCGCCCACTATTTCAAAATACCTAACATACGATACTGAATTTTACACCAGAAGAAGCCGTGCTAGAGAGGAGGATTTGGATTATTACCAAACATTCAAATATTCACCATCTCATTATTCTCCCGtgagaagagaaagaatgACAGAAGAGCAATTTCTGGAAAAAGTGGTACAACTACAGAATATTTGTCGAGGGGTTAATATTCGTTTCAACTTGTACATCCAAAAAAGATTACTGAGCCTATTTGAGAGAGATATCGCCAAGTTTCAGGCATGCTTGAAAGGATACAATTTTAGACAATCATCATCGATTTGTTTGCCAATCAGAAGAGCAAAGATCGACGTTCCTCACGTGAAAGAAATACAGTCTCGTATCAAAGGTAATAGAATTCGTTACAAATATGATAGCTTGAAATTTACATTGTCAAAGCATTCGTATATAGTCGAAGAGTTGCAAGCATTTTGCCGCTCAAAATTGTTAAAGGCCAACgtaaaaaaggaattaaACGACATTAAAACATCTCACCCACCCTTAATCAAGCTACAGTCTTGTGTCCGTGCCTTTCAAgtaaggaaaaaattaatggCCCTCAATTCAGAATTAAgtggtgaaaagaaaagtattAAGACCCTGTTGGCTATTATTAGAGGTGGCGCCGCAAGAAGTTCTGGAAACGCGGTATTGATTGCTATAGGAGGTAAgcacaaagaaaaaataacgaATTTGCAAAGTCTGATTAGAGGAACCCGTGTACGTTCATGCTTAACATCTTTAATACATTCACTCGAAGAGGAAAACAGTAATATTATTCAATTATCAGCCTGCATGCAGGGCAGGATTGTAAGAGATAAAATAAGTTCACTTTTTGCGCCTGCAAACCGTCTCAGTGACACTGTACATGACCTTCAAGCCTTAGTTCGAGGTATTCTGGTACGTTATACATTAGACTTAGTGGATGACATTGTAGAGTATAACAATCTTGAAGCATTCCAAGCTTTTTCTAGAGGCGCATTAGTACGTCAAAGTTTAAACCAAACTTCAAGCTACTACCAGAGAAATGTAAGATCGGTTATTATGATTCAAAGCTGGATCAGGAAGAGTTTGCAAAGATCGGCGTATTTGGAGCTATTAGACTGTCCCAATCCAAGCCTTTGGGCTGTCAAGaagtttgtttatttattgaacGGAACAGCAACCATAGAAGAAGTCCAGaatgatttggaaagttGCCAGGCTTCTCTTGATTCagaaaatatgaaaaaggaacggttattgaaaaatataagACAGCAACTAGACATGAATGGAGTGTTGGAAAAATTCGGATTGTTGATTGATAAGGATCCAGAACTCAGTATATCTGACTCTAAAATTCCTAAATCTAAATATTCAAAGTACGAAAAACTGTTTTATATGTTGCAAGTTGATCCCTCTTATTGGAAGCTGTTGTATACGAAAGAGCCAGAATTTGttacaaaaaatgtttATATGACATTTGGAACAGTAAACCAAAGGATGAACGAAAGAGAGAGAACATACTTTACCAGATTTGTTTGCGAAATGTTACAAAACGCAATTAATGATGCTCCAAACATCAGACACTTTCTTGATAATAGATCACAATTTTGGCAGAacatttttaaagatttcTTAAGAAGAGAGTATCCAGAACTCTTTTCTACAATAGTTCCAATTTTAGATTATCTTACAGACCCGGCAGTAGATTTCGAGAGTGATCCATACAAAATATATCGAGAAATCCACGGCTTTAGTCCACCACAACACACTTCACCTGTAGATGACACAAGcaccaagaagaagtttaTCGAGAATTTAAGATGTTTATGGCACGCGATCGAAATGGTGGCGGAAATCTATACCAGAAAAGTACACAGCATTCCTGTCGAAGTAAGATACCTTTGTACTAAAATATTTTGCTATGCTGCCGATAAAAACACTGAGGAGATCGATTCTTTGAGAGCTATATCAGGCATTCTAGTAAACGTCTTTGTCTCTGAATATTTGGTCAATAGAGAGTATTATGGATACAAAGATGCTAACGTTCAAAGTAATCGAAAAATTGATATTCTGATAAAATCTTTGGTTACCGTGTTCGAAATGAAAGATTTTGGAGGTTACTTGGATCCGTTGAACCAATATGCTAACGAAATAAAGCCACATGTCAAAGATGTTCTTTATAATGTGCTAGTAGATCCTGAGTACGAACAAGAAGGAGATAGATTGATTTACCTAGATATGGTTTCGCCGAGTTCTAAATTGGAATTACTTACTGAAAAGGTTTTGGAGATCAGCAGTaagtttgaagaatatTCGGACGAGTTCCCAGAAGCTGATATATTACATGATATTCTGAGAAGAGATTTGGATATTACATCATTTCCAAAATCGGGACGGATCACTTTGGAATTGGACGCTTCTGCGTATCGATTCTTGGTAAGTGATGATAAGATGAGGAAAATCTACGATCAGGTCAAGAGAGCATTCGTATACATGATGCAGGTCGAAGATGTGGATACCAACCTGTATGATCTTTCGATTAGCACAATTCTTCCCCAAGATGAGCCTAATTTTGCAAAGCTTTTGCAGCAAAATCCTAAAATCAGAACAGACCCAATGATACAGAAACTCAAGCCATTGGAATATTTTACACTCAAGAATGTCACcttaaaaaaagttcatGAATTAGAGAGTACAGGAACTTTCTGCTCTTCCGATAATAAGTTGCAAAACTTCTTGAACGATATTGCTAACACTATCAAGAACCCTGACTACGCGATTGACTATGTTACGCAAGAAATTTGCATTACAAAGGACACACTAACCGCAATTTCTGAAATGAACCATAGTTTAGATATAGAATTATCCAGGTTGAAAAAACACATTGATCATACGATaagaaatttccaaaaagctAGGGATTTTTCACCAGTACATAAAAGTACATTTGGGAATTTAAAGAGTGCCGTTAAAAAAGTCCAAGGAAGAGAACGTTCCGAATTGCAAGGCATGAAATTTAAATGGAACACAAAGCAACTATACGAAAGAGGTGTGCTCAAGAGCATtaaaggtgaaaaattggCTGAATTAACCGTAAAAGTTTTTGGTTCAAGTGGTCCCAAATTTCCCGAcataatattcaaaatgtCTACTTCTGATGGTTGTAGATTTGGTATTCAAATGcttgataaaagaaaaggtcCTGAAAAACGATACTCAGAAGATGTTGACTCATTCTCATTCAAGGATTTAATGAAAACTCAAGTCGAACCTAAAGTCGAAACATGGAAATTATTTCACTCAAATGTCGTTGTTAACAATAGCCAGTTATTGCATTTGGTTGttagttttttctataaaaaaaattctctATGA
- the SRP68 gene encoding signal recognition particle subunit SRP68, whose amino-acid sequence MVAYSPIIATYGNRAEQFLETDSDFAKYHAKLNKKLQHLRSRCHLTTKDTKKYSSKDKYGEITTDDYDNKTKLIGVLILLHAERDLALAETLKLRARQRGKLKKSEEKVLSTRLKKARKTAEKLVNVTQNESQWITRVQYLAFSKLTHAEYLINGKRFKRKDSVKISNNLALVFATLEHLKGLNLLSEGVVDIIINKYQYTLKQYAGNLITVPELNNFIIERIQSEENKDDELVKLLLGNGFSMKKITTSNEDKKATTNISWRSFNAKIMDAEVAQFLEQGLSIHPTQIPQYTQKLSKLEKALDRHEFYIANHDDQDDMDEMIENSSENNQIILAYIKYNILLTSISREKDLFTHLWSQWLKLNTSIPSRLTKFKEMDRIVKNLTKYLSDVMELPGVYSDEELLNQLSLCKLYFQLFLSTGCLSVLYQSKGRYMEALALYVDAHQRLENKLSETGPLDEILLPGSLLSLNSIQGLQKRIENGGNSVITLAEYEKSTHNDNTGKYDLTIIEKLGTGKIVPTDIQLKNLFPLKPKFQPVTSKPTLFDLAFNYISYDKQEISAPQPKNSAEESGNALQTPISNEQTEEEPKKKRGFLGLFGR is encoded by the coding sequence ATGGTTGCCTACTCTCCAATCATCGCCACTTATGGTAATCGTGCAGAACAGTTCTTGGAGACAGACTCTGATTTTGCTAAATATCATGCCAAGTTGAATAAGAAACTACAACACTTGAGAAGCCGTTGCCATTTGACCACCAAGGATACTAAGAAGTATTCGAGTAAGGATAAGTATGGTGAAATTACCACCGATGATTACGATAACAAGACCAAATTGATTggtgttttgattttactACACGCTGAAAGAGACCTGGCATTGGCTGAGACTTTAAAACTAAGAGCCCGTCAAAGGGGtaaattaaagaaaagtgaagaaaaagtctTGTCCACAAGATTAAAGAAGGCGCGTAAGACTGCCGAGAAGTTAGTCAATGTTACTCAGAATGAATCTCAATGGATAACTCGTGTTCAATATTTGGcgttttccaaattgaCTCACGCAGAATATCTGATCAACGGAAAAAGATTTAAGAGGAAGGATAGTGTCAAGATTTCAAACAATTTAGCTTTAGTTTTTGCCACATTGGAACATTTAAAAGGTTTGAACCTATTATCTGAGGGAGTGGTAGATATTATCATTAACAAATACCAATATACCCTTAAGCAATACGCAGGCAATCTAATCACTGTCCCTGAATTAAACAACTTTATCATAGAAAGAATTCAATccgaagaaaataaagatgacGAATTAGTAAAGTTACTATTGGGCAATGGATTCagtatgaaaaaaattacgaCTTCCaatgaagacaaaaagGCCACCACCAATATAAGTTGGAGGTCATTCAACGCCAAGATCATGGACGCTGAAGTGGCTCAATTTCTAGAACAAGGGTTATCTATTCATCCAACTCAAATTCCTCAATACACACAAAAGCTATCAAAGTTAGAAAAGGCTTTAGACCGTCATGAATTTTACATTGCTAACCACGACGATCAAGACGATATGGATGAAATGATCGAAAATAGTTCTGAAAACAACCAGATCATTTTAGCATACATcaaatataatattcttCTGACTTCTATTTCTCGTGAAAAAGATTTATTTACCCATTTGTGGAGTCAATGGTTGAAATTAAACACTTCAATACCATCTAGACTAACCAAGTTCAAGGAGATGGACCGTATTGTGAAGAACTTGACTAAATATTTATCCGATGTCATGGAACTACCCGGTGTTTACTCCGATGAAGAGTTGCTAAACCAATTAAGCCTATGTAAGCTATATTTCCAGCTCTTTTTGAGCACAGGTTGTTTGAGTGTTCTATACCAGTCAAAGGGAAGGTATATGGAAGCATTGGCTCTTTACGTGGACGCTCATCAAAGATTAGAAAATAAGCTCTCTGAAACTGGACCTTTGGATGAGATTCTACTCCCAGGATCtcttttgtctttgaattctATCCAAGGCTtacaaaagagaattgaAAACGGTGGTAACAGTGTTATCACACTTGCAGAATACGAAAAAAGTACTCATAATGATAACACAGGGAAATACGACTTGACcataattgaaaaattgggTACAGGGAAGATTGTGCCAACCGACATacagttgaaaaatttgttcCCATTAAAGCCAAAATTCCAACCAGTTACTAGTAAACCCACACTGTTTGATTTAGCTTTTAATTATATATCATACgacaaacaagaaatttctGCACCTCAACCGAAAAACTCCGCTGAGGAATCTGGCAACGCCTTACAAACACCAATCTCTAACGAAcaaacagaagaagaacctAAGAAAAAGCGTGGGTTCTTGGGCCTATTTGGCCGTTAG
- the GAL4 gene encoding galactose-responsive transcription factor GAL4: MKLLPAMEQACDICRLKKLKCSKEKPKCSKCLKNNWECCYSPKTKRSPLTRVHLTEVESRLEKLEQLFLVMFPRENLDHVLKMDSLHDIKVLLTQLFVQNYANTNPATDKLTPIGSADNDVSRGQEQHVSSPEGDDDRDQRQLTISFGSVALHDESTIPLNCVPRDALHGFDWSEDDTTFDGLRLLRTDPNNNGFFGDGSLISTLRSIGFSPEKYINSTVNRLPTVVIDRYSLASRTTTSRFIQSYLNNFHPYCPIVHTQTLMMLYNNQIETTSKDQWQILFNSVLSIGAWCIEGESTDIDLFYYQNAKSHLTSKVFEAGSITLVIALHLLSRYTQWRKKPNTSYSYHGFSMRMAISLGLNKDLPSSFNDTSILEQRRRIWWSLYNWEFHLTLLYGRSIQFSASSTQNSISLPSSVDDMQRTTTHPTIYHGTIETARLLQNFIKICGFDKTTTTTKSPISAKRCLVICNEIEDVSRQIPKFLQIDISSTALTNLLNEHPWLSFTRFQLRWKQLSLIIYVLRGFFTNLNSQQESPSHQDQNHHSSYEVERCSVLLHDAAQRTIMSINNYMDNHTLTPFFAGICVFYLFNAALVPATTLLSNPDSNSSNSDTSQSMQQISTVLLLLKNLITFKIPTCEKYIQVLEQVCAPYFSSSSSSVASLSFANNNDKNNNNNNNVTTSSAGAAQYPQTVTSQDNNANGRQISVIAAGSSSTPMKPGASFSDLVKLLSNRPSSRNSSVTISRATPPPPSITSFPTQPQQQLQGSSVPLTPSALFGGATSYSGWNNFAETTFSFPSTTNGNGTNLATAFANPQALPQPTFTANTNPNSTNNSQLATSNFDDDNSKSMFPNWTDQTAYNALGITTGMFNTTTMDDVYNYLFDDDETPPNPNSEQTGL, translated from the coding sequence ATGAAGCTGTTGCCTGCAATGGAACAGGCTTGCGACATATGCCGGCTCAAGAAACTCAAGTGTTCCAAGGAAAAACCCAAGTGTTCAAAGTGTCTGAAGAACAACTGGGAGTGCTGCTATTCTCCAAAGACCAAGAGGTCACCCCTGACCAGAGTGCACCTGACAGAAGTCGAGTCGAGGTTGGAGAAGTTGGAACAGCTGTTTCTTGTCATGTTTCCTCGAGAGAATTTGGATCAcgttttgaaaatggaCTCTTTGCACGACATAAAAGTCCTGTTAACACAACTATTTGTGCAGAACTATGCTAATACAAATCCTGCTACAGATAAGCTCACTCCCATCGGCTCCGCAGACAATGACGTGTCCCGCGGGCAGGAGCAACACGTATCATCGCCGGAAGGAGATGATGACAGAGACCAAAGACAGTTGACTATATCGTTCGGCTCGGTTGCCCTGCATGATGAGTCCACCATCCCATTGAACTGTGTGCCCAGAGATGCTCTCCACGGATTCGACTGGTCCGAAGATGATACCACATTTGACGGTCTGCGCCTGCTGAGAACAGACCCCAACAATAACGGGTTCTTTGGTGACGGTTCCCTCATATCTACCCTCCGATCCATTGGATTCAGCCCagaaaaatacataaaCTCGACAGTAAACAGACTGCCAACCGTGGTCATTGATAGATACTCTCTAGCTTCAAGAACCACAACATCGCGCTTTATCCAAAGTTACCTCAACAATTTCCATCCATACTGCCCCATCGTGCACACTCAGACATTAATGATGCTGTACAATAATCAGATAGAAACTACCTCTAAGGACCAATGGCAAatccttttcaattccGTATTGTCCATCGGGGCATGGTGTATAGAAGGCGAGTCTACGGATATagatttattttattatcagAATGCTAAATCTCATCTAACGAGCAAGGTCTTCGAAGCAGGTTCAATCACTTTGGTGATTGCTCTACATCTTCTGTCGCGATATACACAGTGGAGGAAAAAGCCGAATACAAGTTACAGTTACCACGGCTTTTCCATGAGAATGGCGATCTCTTTGGGTTTGAATAAAGATCTTCCCTCGTCTTTCAATGACACAAGTATTCTGGAACAAAGGCGCCGGATTTGGTGGTCTCTTTACAATTGGGAGTTCCATTTGACTCTGCTGTACGGCCGGTCCATTCAATTTTCTGCTTCATCCACTCAAAACTCCATTTCTTTACCTTCCTCTGTAGACGATATGCAACGGACTACAACACACCCGACTATTTATCACGGCACCATTGAAACAGCACGGCTTTTACagaatttcatcaaaatctgtGGATTTGATAAAACCACTACGACAACGAAAAGTCCGATATCTGCTAAAAGATGCTTGGTCATTTgtaatgaaattgaagacgTTTCCAGGCAAATACCTAAATTTTTACAAATAGATATCTCCTCAACTGCTCTGACCAACCTGTTAAACGAACATCCTTGGCTATCTTTCACAAGATTCCAACTCAGGTGGAAACAGTTATCGCTTATCATTTACGTATTAAGAGGCTTTTTCACAAATCTAAATTCACAGCAAGAATCGCCATCACACCAGGATCAGAATCACCATTCAAGTTACGAAGTTGAACGATGCTCTGTCTTGTTACACGATGCTGCACAAAGGACAATTATGTCCATCAATAACTATATGGATAATCACACCCTCACTCCGTTTTTTGCTGGAATTTGTGTTTTCTATTTGTTCAATGCGGCACTGGTACCCGCAACAACGTTGCTATCAAACCCAGATTCGAATTCTAGTAACAGCGATACCTCTCAGTCGATGCAACAAATCAGTACTGTTTTGCtgctattgaaaaatttgatcaCCTTTAAAATTCCGACTTGTGAAAAGTACATTCAAGTACTGGAACAGGTTTGTGCGccttatttttcttcctcctcctcctctgTGGCTTCATTATCCTTtgctaataataatgataaaaacaataataataataataacgTCACCACAAGTTCCGCAGGAGCTGCCCAATATCCACAAACCGTCACCTCTCAAGATAATAATGCGAACGGTAGGCAGATTTCTGTTATCGCAGCAGGCTCTTCATCGACGCCAATGAAGCCGGGAGCGAGCTTTAGCGATTTGGTAAAACTTTTATCTAACCGTCCGTCTTCACGAAACTCATCTGTGACGATATCAAGAGCCACGCCTCCTCCTCCTTCGATTACGTCATTTCCAACGcaaccacaacaacaattgCAAGGATCATCCGTACCGTTGACTCCATCTGCTTTATTTGGTGGTGCCACTTCTTACTCGGGCTGGAACAACTTTGCGGAAACAacgttttcatttccatcGACTACCAATGGCAACGGCACGAACCTCGCAACAGCTTTTGCAAATCCGCAAGCACTTCCACAGCCAACCTTCACCGCTAACACGAACCCTAATTCTACTAATAATAGTCAACTTGCTACTAGCAATTTTGACGACGAtaattcaaaatcaatgttTCCCAATTGGACGGACCAAACTGCTTATAACGCATTGGGAATCA
- the RBD2 gene encoding putative rhomboid protease RBD2 — MNWKSYVFPGGHPPAALTTGLVVFLTAVYLLSFMFALRDDLSLAPESLFELQLSRLSMYPLVHLSLLHLLFNVLAIWAPLNLFEETHGTVYTGVFLNMSALFAGILYCLLGKLLYPGVFVAGASGWCFTLFAFFSFKESQIRPKTRIFHTEYSIPTLYTPIALLVAIAIIIPGSSFWGHFFGLCVGYAIGYKESWFHKITPPGWIIAKIEKLLDGLIRLIPWGITYYREKDIDRTKDYEPLLATDTPLPLHNNNSGTVLGTA; from the coding sequence ATGAATTGGAAGTCGTATGTGTTCCCCGGTGGCCACCCACCAGCTGCGTTGACCACGGGTCTCGTGGTGTTTTTGACGGCTGTTTATCTGCTGAGTTTTATGTTTGCGCTGAGGGACGACCTCTCGCTGGCACCCGAGTCGCTGTTTGAACTGCAGTTAAGTAGGCTGTCGATGTACCCTTTGGTACATCTCTCGCTGCTCCATTTGCTGTTCAACGTCCTAGCCATCTGGGCGCCCTTGAACCTGTTCGAAGAGACGCACGGGACCGTGTACACGGGCGTGTTCTTGAACATGAGTGCTTTGTTTGCCGGGATCCTTTACTGTCTGCTGGGCAAGCTGCTGTACCCAGGCGTGTTCGTGGCTGGCGCCAGTGGATGGTGTTTCACGCTGTTCGCGTTCTTTAGTTTTAAAGAGTCGCAGATCCGCCCCAAGACAAGGATCTTCCACACAGAGTACTCGATCCCCACCTTGTACACTCCCATTGCCCTGCTGGTCGCGATTGCCATCATCATCCCGGGCTCCAGCTTTTGGGGTCACTTCTTCGGACTCTGTGTCGGCTACGCTATCGGTTACAAAGAGTCGTGGTTTCACAAAATCACCCCACCCGGATGGATCATCGCCAAGATTGAAAAGCTCTTGGACGGCTTAATCCGCTTGATACCTTGGGGGATCACGTACTACAGAGAGAAGGACATCGACAGAACTAAGGACTACGAGCCGTTGTTGGCCACAGACACGCCCTTGCCTCTGCACAACAACAACTCTGGCACGGTCCTAGGCACTGCCTAG
- the HUT1 gene encoding UDP-galactose transporter HUT1, which translates to MAGSTSNLVICAIGIYATFLTWALVQEPLATRVWPNSMEKFQFPNVIAFMQAIVAMVMGHLYLKWKRVAYSPTTMIKDHWKQLMLISFTQSSSGPLATTSLKYVDYLTYMLAKSCKMIPVLLVHLLLYRTPISGQKKVVAILVSLGVTIFTIGGNDGKKLRRSLDGDGNRYKLHGFGLLSSSLFLDGLTNATQDKLLKANKASGNGKQSLITGAHLMFTLNLFVVLWNVLYLYVVDCKQWESSVSLLAKDPQVWGYLMLYSICGAMGQCFIFYTLEKFGSLVLIMITVTRKMVSMILSIVVFGKTVGFQQWVGIFIVFGGITWEALGKKKAKTPRTKSE; encoded by the coding sequence ATGGCGGGGAGTACATCCAATTTGGTGATCTGTGCGATTGGGATCTATGCTACTTTTTTAACCTGGGCACTGGTACAGGAGCCTTTGGCCACAAGAGTATGGCCGAACTCTATGGaaaagtttcaatttcctAACGTGATTGCCTTCATGCAAGCCATTGTGGCAATGGTGATGGGGCACCTGTATTTGAAATGGAAGAGAGTGGCCTATTCACCCACCACGATGATCAAGGACCACTGGAAACAATTGATGTTAATTTCGTTTACACAGAGTAGTTCAGGTCCGCTGGCAACGACATCTCTGAAATACGTGGATTATCTGACCTACATGCTGGCCAAATCATGCAAGATGATACCTGTTCTATTGGTACACTTGCTGTTGTATAGAACACCCATTTCAGGTCAGAAAAAAGTTGTGGCCATCTTAGTCAGTCTCGGTGTCACTATTTTCACTATTGGTGGCAATGATGGTAAGAAGTTGAGGAGGTCGCTTGACGGCGATGGGAACAGGTACAAACTGCATGGGTTTGGGCTGCTTTCCTCTAGTTTATTCCTCGACGGGTTAACTAATGCTACCCAGGATAAATTGCTTAAGGCCAACAAGGCCAGTGGGAATGGGAAACAGAGTTTGATAACCGGCGCGCATTTGATGTTTACGCTAAACCTCTTCGTGGTACTGTGGAACgttttgtatttgtatGTGGTTGACTGTAAACAATGGGAAAGCTCTGTTTCCTTATTGGCCAAGGACCCACAAGTATGGGGTTACCTGATGCTTTATTCAATCTGTGGCGCCATGGGTcaatgttttattttctatacCTTGGAGAAGTTTGGCTCTCTGGTCCTAATCATGATAACAGTGACCAGAAAGATGGTTTCCATGATTCTGAGTATTGTAGTCTTCGGTAAGACCGTGGGCTTCCAACAATGGGTGGGAATATTCATTGTATTTGGTGGGATCACATGGGAAGCACTTGGCAAGAAGAAGGCCAAGACCCCAAGAACGAAATCAGAGTAG